The following coding sequences are from one Bos indicus x Bos taurus breed Angus x Brahman F1 hybrid chromosome 5, Bos_hybrid_MaternalHap_v2.0, whole genome shotgun sequence window:
- the ERGIC2 gene encoding endoplasmic reticulum-Golgi intermediate compartment protein 2 produces the protein MRRLNRRKTLSLVKELDAFPKVPESYVETSASGGTVSLIAFTTMALLTIMEFSVYQDTWMKYEYEVDKDFSSKLRINIDITVAMKCQYVGADVLDLAETMVASADGLVYEPAIFDLSPQQREWQRMLQLFQSRLQEEHSLQDVVFKSVFKSASTALPPREDDSSQPPDACRIRGHLYVNKVAGNFHITVGKAIPHPRGHAHLAALVNHDSYNFSHRIDHLSFGELVPGIINPLDGTEKIALDHNQMFQYFITIVPTKLQTYKISADTHQFAVTERERVINHAAGSHGVSGIFMKYDLSSLMVTVTEEHMPFWQFFVRLCGIVGGIFSTTGMLHGIGKFIVEIIYCRFRLGAYKPVNSVPFEDGHTDNHVPLLENNTQ, from the exons ATGAGGCGACTGAATCGGAGGAAAACCTTAAGTTTGGTGAAGGAGTTGGATGCCTTTCCAAAGGTTCCTGAGAGCTATGTGGAGACTTCAGCCAGTGGGGGTACAG TTTCTCTAATAGCATTTACCACTATGGCTTTATTAACTATAATGGAATTTTCAGTATATCAAGATACATGGATGAAGTATGAATATGAAGTAGACAAGGATTTTTCTAG caAATTGAGGATCAATATAGATATTACTGTTGCCATGAAGTGTCAGT ATGTTGGAGCAGATGTATTGGATTTAGCAGAAACAATGGTTGCATCTGCAGATGGTCTAGTTTATGAACCA gcAATATTTGATCTTTCACCACAGCAAAGAGAGTGGCAGAG gATGCTACAGCTATTTCAGAGTAGACTGCAAGAAGAACATTCACTTCAAGATGTggtatttaaaagtgtttttaaaagtgcATCAACAGCACTTCCACCAAG GGAAGATGATTCATCACAGCCTCCAGATGCTTGCAGAATTCGTGGTCATCTGTATGTCAATAAAGTAGCAGGGAATTTTCACATAACTGTGGGCAA GGCAATTCCACATCCCCGAGGTCATGCACACTTGGCAGCACTTGTCAACCATGACT CTTACAACTTTTCTCACAGAATAGATCATTTGTCTTTTGGAGAACTTGTTCCTGGAATTATTAATCCTTTAGATGGAACTGAAAAAATTGCATTAGATc aCAACCAGatgtttcaatattttattacaaTTGTGCCAACAAAATTACAGACATATAAAATTTCAGCAGACACCCATCAGTTTGCCGTTACAGAAAGG GAACGTGTTATTAACCATGCTGCAGGCAGCCATGGAGTCTCTGGGATTTTTATGAAATATGATCTCAGCTCTCTTATGGTGACAGTTACCGAAGAGCATATGCCTTTCTGGCAGTTTTTTGTAAGACTTTGTGGTATTGTTGGAGGAATCTTTTCAACAACAG GCATGCTACATGGAATTGGCAAATTTATAGTTGAAATAATTTACTGTCGTTTCAGACTTGGAGCCTACAAACCTGTCAATTCT GTTCCCTTTGAAGATGGCCACACGGACAACCATGTAcctcttttagaaaataatacacAATAA